The genomic DNA CCCGGGGCCGTCGACCCGGTGTGACCCCGGCCGGATCAGGGCCCTGGGCCCGCAATCCCGGCGGCACCCACAACTCCCGCGCCACGCACGGCTCCCACAACACCCGCCACCCCCACAACTCCCGCGCCGCGCACCGCGTCCCACCCGGCACGAGAAAGACCTTCTGGCATATGCCGGTCGGGCAAGATACTCCCTCCCGCCCCCTCCTGTCCCGATTTCCGGCAACCCTCAGAGAGCAGACGCTCACGGCCGGTAGATCTATGGGACATGAGCCGCACACAGGATGAGCCCTTCGCCGACCGCTTCGACATCTCGGGCGTCACCTCGGACGGTGCCGCCTGGCTCGCCTCGGCGGAAACGTATCCGCGCAGTACTCTCGCCTTCTGGAAAGAGCGCCCGGACGCCCCGGTCGTCCTGCCCTGCGGCTCCGCCTTCGACGTGGTGAACGCCCCGGCGATCTTCGGCCGCCGTATGGTCGACCGTCTGTGGGACGAGGGTCCCGGCTCCGGGCCGGTCGCCACGTACCGGGGGCGGATGCTCCTGTTCGCCAGCCCCGGCACGGCTCAGCGGCTGCCGTCGTTGCTGGGCTGGGAGGAGTGGGGCGCGCACCCCGGAGAGCACAGCCGCACGGGGTCCGTCCCGCCGCTGCTGTGTCACGGCAAGGGCGACGCGGTGACCGTCCCGGCGCCGGCCGGCGCGGCCTCGCCGACCTCGTTCGACGCGCGCTGGCTGGTCGCTCCGGACACCCGCCGACCCTGGCTTCCCGGCGCCGAAATCCTGCTCTGGGCGGCCGTGCGGGCGGCCCGGACCGCCGTACGGATATCGATTTTTCCTCGCGCCGATCAGGATGCTAAGGTCTACGACGTCAGCAGGCGCCGCTAGCTCAGTTGGTTAGAGCAGCTGACTCTTAATCAGCGGGTCCGGGGTTCGAGTCCCTGGCGGCGCACTAGCGATTAGGTCGCTGACCTGGGCGTCCTCGGTTATCCGAGGACGCCTTTCGCATGCCCGGCGCTGGGGTGAGCTGGTCCGTCAGCCATACCTCGTACGCGGTGAGCGGGCGGTCCGGGCGCAGTCGTTCCGGGTGTCCGGCGGGCGGTTCCCGAAGGTCGTTCTCGGCGCACGCGCAGAGGTAGGGCAGACCGAACGCCATCAGCAGGTCGTCGCACCACCTGCGGAACGCCGCCACCCGCCCGCCCCGCCGTCCGCCTCCGGCTCCGCGCCCGACCCCTCCTCCAGCCATGCCGTCCCGCCTCCCACCTCGCCGCCCGGCCCGTACCACTTCGGTCAGGATGAACAGAAGCGCTACACCACGGCTTAAGGACGACTGGAGCGGGCCTTGTGCCCCCTCAGTTCTCCGCCGCCGGGGTGATCACCACCGTCCAGGCCCCGGACACCGTCCGGGCCTCCACCTCCACCCGTACGTTGTCGCCGGGCACGGTGAAGCTCTCACCGAGGGAGACCGGGGCGTCGGCGAGCGGCGGGTAGACCGAGGTCTCCCAGCAGGCCTCGGTGCGCGGGTGGGCGTCGACGACCTGGATCGGGCCGCTTCCGGAGGCGGCGCCGTCGCGCACCCGGTAGACGAGGACGCCCTGCTTGCAGCCCGTGGTGTCGTTGCCGACGGGGCTGCGCGCCTCGAAGGCCAGCGCGCTGTCGGTCCCGGTGCGCACGACCGCCAGCTTGACCCCGAGGCCGAGTCCGAACGCAGGCGATCCCGCGGCACCACCGGCGAGCGAGGCACCGGGGCCGGCGGCCACGGGTTCCAGGGTCAGCCGGGTCGGCGCGGTCCCCCGTACGCACACCACCTGGCGCGGATCCAGCCAGCCCAGCTTCCACTTGTGCCAGGCGAACAGGTCCGGGGAGAGCCCGAATTGACTGCCCATCAGATCCCAGTCGCCGACATAGGTGTCCCAGTCGCCCTTGCCGTCCACCGGCCGGTGGTAGAGGTCCGGCAGGTCGAAGACATGGCCGGTCTCGTGGGCGAGGACCAGCCGGTCCGGCGGGTGCTTCTCGAACACGGTGACGACCCGGCGGATGTCCGTGCCGTCGGCCCGCAGCGGGGTGTCCAGGTTCACGACCTTGGTCGCGTCCGAGTCGACACCGGGGGCATCCGGATCGGCGACGAAGTACACGACGTCGTAGCGCGAGAAGTCGACCTCGGGGTCGGCGGCGGCGAGGGCGTCGCGCAGGTACGCGGCGCGGTTCACCGGGTTCCAGTCGCGCTGTATGGCGTACGACGTCGAGGGGTGCGGCATGCGGATCCAGTTCCGCAGCGGGTGCGGGCGGAGCGTGAACCGGCCGTAGGAGGCGCGTTCGTAGAAGCGGGTGGTGGCCGGGAAGTGGTCGGCGGCCAGGGCGGCGGGGGTGGTCCGCGGGGTCGCGTCGGGGAAGGAGAGGAAGATCATCACCGCGTCGAGCGGGCGGGTGGGGCGCACATAGGCGGTGTTCCAGGTGTCCAGGCCCTCCGAGTGGTGGGCCTCGGTGCGCTTGAGGGCGCAGGGCGTGGTCGAGAAGGGCTCGGCGACCGACTGGCTGGACATGATCGAGGTCGCGGCGAGCGCGGACATGGTGGTGAACACGGCCGCGGTGCCGCGCAGTCCGGGTCGCGTCCGCCACTGGGCGAGCCCCCTGAGCGCCGTACGGGAGAGCCCCTTGAGGGGGAGCTGACACGGCACGTTGGACCTCCGGGAGCGGGTTCACGGGACACCGACACCCAGCCTGTGATGGTTTGTTGGGGTACGCCCTGTTTATCTGCACCAGATGAGTGAGGGGGCCGCTCGGGACGGCCGAGACACGCCCGGGCCGACATCCGGAAACACTCACGGAACGTCACATGTGGTCGGCCATTTGAAGAACCCGTCCAGGTGCGGGCGGAAACGATCTGCCGGAACCGGCCGTTGTTCCGGGACACTGGACAGTGGCTGGAAGGGCCGGGGGCCAACCTCTATGATCGGCACACTTTCCTGCACGGACACGGCGCGGCGGCCCCCCACCCGGTCGGCCATCCCGACGAGACCCATCCGAAGATCGAGTGCACTGCGGGAGCGAGCGGTGAGCGGAACGTCCGAAGGGCCGGCGCCCGCGGCAGACCTCATCCGGCCGGCCGTAACAGAGAGTAATGGCGAGGCATTGCCTCGTGTCAGTTTCCCCGAGGACGGACCGCTCGGGTCCGCCTTCTCCGCCGCCGGCCCGTTCGGGTCGGCCTTCTCCGCGGCCCCCCTCGCGATGGCCGTCGTGGACCGTGACGGTCTGGTCGTCAGCGCGAACGACACGTTCGGCGCGCTGCTCGGCAAGCCGGGCGCTGCCCTGACCGGGCTGGTCGCGGCCGAGTTGATGGACCTGAAGGCGGACGCCCGCACCTGGCACGGCTATCGCGAGGTGCTCGGCGGCCGGCAGGCCAAGCTGAGCTGCACCCGCCGGGTCAAGCACCCCGACGGGCACGTGCTGTGGGTGCAGGTGACCGCCGCTCCGCTGCCGGCGGCGGAGCACGGCGTGCTGCTGTCACTCACCGACATCAGCGCCCGCCGTGAACTCCAGGCGCGGCTACGGCACTTGGAGATGCACGACCCGGTGACCCGGCTGCCGAACCGCACCCTGTTCTTCGAGCGGCTGTCGGCCGCGCTGGAGGCGGAGTCGTACGAGCGGGGCGGTACCGGACGGATCGGCCTGTGCTATCTGGATCTCGACGGCTTCAAGGCGGTCAACGACACGCTCGGCCACCGCGTCGGCGACCGGCTGCTGGCGGCCGTGGCCGAGCGGCTCACGCGGTGCGCGGACGAGGCGGGCCTCGCCCGGGCCACCGCACCGCTGGTGGCGCGGCTGGGCGGGGACGAGTTCGCGCTGCTCGTCGAGGACTCGACCGGCACCGATCAACTGGCCGATCTCGCCGAGTCGGTACTGAAGGCGCTCCAGGCGCCCTTCGACCTGTCCGGGCAGCGGCTGTCGTTGTCGGCGTCGATCGGTGTGGTCGAGCGGCAGGCGGCCGGTACGACGGCCACCGGGCTGATGCAGGCCGCCGACACGACGCTGTACTGGGCGAAGGCGGACGGCAAGTCCCGCTGGACGCTGTTCGATCCGGAACGCAACGCGCACCGCATGACCCGCCAGGCACTTGCCTCCACGCTCCGTCCGGCCATCGAGCGGGGTGAATTCACCCTGGAGTACCAGCCGTTGGTGGGCATGGAGAGCGGGCGGCTGCGCGGAGTCGAGGCGTTGGTCCGCTGGAACCACCCGCAGTTCGGCATGCTGACGCCGAATCGGTTCATCGGACTGGCCGAGGAGGACGGCTCGATCGTGCAGCTCGGCCGCTGGGTCCTGGTCACCGCCTGCCGCCAGGCCCGCCGTTGGCAGGTGGACCACCCGGACGAGCCGCCGATCTTCGTGAGCGTCAACGTGGCCGTACGCCAGGTGTGGGACTCGGATCTGGTCGCGGATGTGGCGGAGGTCCTGGCCGAGACCGGACTGGCGCCGCGGCTGCTGCAGTTGGAGCTGACCGAGTCGGCGGTGATGGGGTCGGCGGGGCGGCCGTTGCAGGCGCTCCAGGCGCTGAGCGACATGGGGGTGCAGATCGCCATCGACGACTTCGGCACCGGATACTCGAACCTGGCGTATCTGAGCCGGCTGCCGGTCTCCGTGCTGAAGCTGGACGGGTCCTTCGTGCGCGGCTTCCAGTACGAGGGCGAGGGCGTCCCGCCGAACCCGGCGGACGAGGTGATCGTCGAGGCGATGATCCAACTCGCCCACCGGCTGGGGCTGTCGGTGACCGCCGAGTGCGTGGAGACCTCTTCACAGGCCGCCCGGCTGCGCCGCATCGGGTGCGACACCGGACAGGGGTGGCTGTACTCCCGTCCGGTGGCGCCGGATCGTATCTCCGAGCTGCTGGGGACGAAGGCCTGCAATCAGGCTTCCTGATCGGCCGTCGAGTGTCAGGCTTCCTGATCCGCCGTCAACTCATAGGCGTCGGCGATCAGTTCGTACGAGCGCAGCCGCAGGTCCGCGCTGTGGGCGTGGGACGTGAGCATCAACTCGTCGGCGCCGGTGCGCTTTTGCAGATCGTCGAGTCCGGTGCGGACCTCGTCGACCGTGCCGTGGATGACGTTGGCGTTCCAGGAGGTGATGAACTCCCGCTCCATGGGGCTGAATTCGTACGCCTCGGCCTCTTCCGGGGTGGGCACCAGCCCGGGGCGGCCGGTGCGCAGCCGGACCATGTTGAGGGCGGCGGCCAGCACCTGGCGGCGGGCCTCCTTCTCGTCGTCGGTGGCGAGGGCGGAGACGCCGATCAGAGAGTACGGCGCGTCGAGCACCGCGCTCGGGCGGAAGGACTCGCGGTAGAGGTCGAGCGCCGGGACGGTGTTCTGCGCGGAGAAGTGGTGGGCGAAGGCGAACGGCAGGCCGAGCATGCCGGCGAGGCGGGCGCTGAAGCCGGAGGAGCCGAGCAGCCAGATCGGGGGGCGGTGCGGGGACTGCACGCCGCCGGGTGAGGTCGACTGGATCGGGCCGGGGACCGCGTGGATGCGGGCGTAGGGGTGGCCGTCGGGGAAGTCGTCGTCCAAGAAGCGGGTCAGCTCGGCGAGTTGCTCGGGAAAGTCGTCGGCACCTTCGTTGAGGCGGTCGGTCCGGCGCAGGGCGGCGGCGGTGGCGCCGTCGGTGCCGGGGGCGCGGCCGAGGCCGAGGTCGACACGGTTCGGGGCGAGCGCCTCCAGGGTGCCGAACTGTTCCGCGATGACGAGCGGCGCGTGGTTCGGGAGCATGATGCCGCCCGAGCCGAGGCGGATGCGGTCCGTGTGGGCCGCGAGATGGCCCAGGATCACGGCGGGTGAGGAGGAGGCGATGCCCGGCATCGAGTGGTGCTCGGCGACCCAGTAGCGGTGGAAACCGCGCGACTCGGCGAGCTCGGCGATCCGCACGCTGGTGCGGAGCGCGTCCGTGGCGGTGCGGCCGGCGCCCACGGTCACCAGGTCCAGTACGGAGAGGGGGACGGGGGCGGTGCCTCGCGCCGTACCCCGGATCTCGTCGGTCGTGCCCCGGACCTCGTCGTCTGCCGCCACGGTGGGTGCCTCCTGTTGTGAGCTGTGCGGTTCCTTCCCGGGCTAACAGGAGGCTGTCTCCGCTTTATTCCCGGGTGCGCGGGCCGGATGGCGGCGCGAGGGCACCACGAGGGCCCCGGCCGCGACCGCGAGCAGGACCACCGGGAGCGCCATCGCCAGATGCAGACCGGCGAGCGGTGACGAGCCGACCGTCATCAGGGCCGCCGTGGCCGCCGCTCCCAGGACCGAACCCAGTTGCCGGACCGTGTTGTTGACGCCCGAGGCCGCTCCGGCCAGGTGCGGCGGGACGTTGCGCATCGCCTCGGTCGACAGCGGGGCGATCATGCAGCCGGTGCCGAGGCCCATGAGCATCAGGGGCAGGGTGAGGGTCGACGCATGGGCGCCCGGGCCCGTCAGGAGGAGGGCCGCGGTGAGGCCCGTGGCGAAGGACAGAAGCCCGGCGAGGAGGACGCGCCGGCCGCCGATCCGGTCGCTCAGGCGGCCCGCGTACGGCGAGACGAGGAGCGAGACGAGCGGGGACGGGGCCAGGGCGAGGCCGGCGTGGACCGCACTGAGGCCGAGTTGCTGCTGGAGGAAGAGGCTGAGCGGGAGGACCGCGCCGATCAGGGCGGCGCCGATCGCGCCCATCAGGGCGGTCATGACGGTGAAGCCCCGGTCGGCGAACAGGGCGAAGGGGACGAGGGGTTCGGCGTCCTGACGGCGGGCCTGGTGGCGGAGGAAGAGGAATCCGAGGGCCAGGGAGCAGGCGGCGAGGGTCCAGATCCCGGGGTTCCAGGAGTAGCGGTCGCCCTCCATCAGGGCGAAGGTGAGGCCGGTCAGCGCGGCGCCGGAGAGCAGGACGCCGGGGAGGTCCAGGCGGTGGGCGCGGCCGGTGCGCAGGTCGGGCACCCAGCGGAAGGTGAGGGCGAGGACCAGCAGGCCGACGGGGATGTTGACGAAGAACACCCAGCGCCAGCCGAGCGTACTGACGATCAGGCCGCCGAGGGTGGGGCCGGAGAGGGTGGCCACGCCGGCGACCGAGCCCCAGACGCCGAGGGCGGTACCGCGCCGGGCGGCGGGGAAGGTGGCGACGATCAGCGCCATGGTCTGCGGGGTGAGCAGGGCCGCGCCGAGGCCCTGGGCGATCCGGGCCGCGATCAGCGTCGTAGGCCCGGTGGCCAGGCCGCAGGCCGCGCTGGCCAGGGTGAACAGGCCGGTTCCGGCGACGAACAGGGTGCGCTGGCCCTTCATGTCGCCGAGCCGGGCGGAGGTCACCAGCAGGGCGGCGAGGACGAGCGTGTAGCCGCTGACCATCCACATGACCTGGTCGAGGTCCGCGTGCAGGGAGCGCATCACGTCGGGGATCGCGATGTTGACGATCGTCATGTCGAGGAGGGTCATGAAGAACCCGAGGGAGAGCGTGGTCAGGACGGCCCAGGGGTTTCCGCGCAGCTTCGGCGTTGCTGTCTTCTGCTTCATGACGAGAAACATATACATCAGATCTAGATGCATCAAGATGAGATGCATCTCTTTCTGATATACCTGGTTCCATGAACGTCGACGATCTGTTCCTGCTGGGCGTCCGCCTCCAGAAGATCGCGGAGTCCGCCATCCCGGCCGAGGGCATCGGCGACCACCCCACCAGCACCCGTACGGTCCTGATCGTCGCCGCCGACATCAGGGACCACCCCGGCACCACGGTCACCGAGGTCGCCCGGCGCACCGGGCTGGTACAGAGCCAGGTCTCCAACTGCGTGGCCCGGCTGCGCTCCGCCGACGCACTCGTCACCGAGCCCGACCCGACGGACGGCCGCCGCACCCTGCTGCGCACCAGCCCCGAGCCGTCCCCGCGCATGACGGCGGTCCGCGAGGCCCCGATCACCCCGGCACTCGCCGCCGCCACCGCCGATCCCGGGGAAGCGCTGGCACTCCTCGAACGGCTGAACGCGCTGCTGAAGCCGGCCGACTGAGCGCCCAATCCCCTTACGGATCAGGCCTGTACGAGCGGTTCCTTCGTGAACAGGGCCCCCAGGTCAGGCGCGTTGACCTTGCGGTCCGCCAGCCGCAGCGCCTCCCACACCGTGACCTGGTTCGCCGTGAGGACCGGCTTGCCCAACTCCTTCTCCAGGTCGGTGAGATGACCGGCGGTGTGCAGGGCCGTGTCCGGGAGGAGGATCGCCTCGATGTCCGGGCCGTCCACGGACCGGGCCAGTGCCAGCACCTCGTCCCGGCCCCAGGTGCCGACCTCCGCCGCGGTGACGATCCCGGAGGCGCGCACCGCGGCCGGTTCCACTCCCCCGGCCCGCAGGAAGTCCGCGAAGAGCGCCGCCACGTCGTCCGGGTACGTCGCGCCCACGGCAACCCGTCGCACCCCCAGCTCCTTCGCCGCGTACACGAAGGCGAAGGACGTCGACGACGCCGGCAGGCCCGCCGCCCGGGCCAGGGCGCGGACCTGGTCGTGGGCGCCCTCCCAGCCGTAGACGAAACTGCCGCTGGTGCAGGCCCAGACGACGGCCTCGGCGCCCGACATGCGGAGTTGTCCGACGCCTGCCGCGAGCCGCTCGGGGGAGCCCATCTCCAGGAGCGCGTCCACGCGGTGTGCGTCCTCGCCGATGTCCGTGTGGACCACGTCGAGGCGCACGTCGCTGCCGAGGAGCTGTTCGATGCGCGGGTAGTCGTCCTCGGCGGAGTGGCCCGGGTAGAGGAATCCGAGTGCGGTCATGACCAGCCTTCCTGGTGTTCTTCCGGCAGTACCGGCCCCCGGCGGCGCGCCGACTCGTCCAGCAGCGCCTGATAGGGGCCCACGGCACGGGTACCCAGTCGGCGCAGGGCTGCCCACATCGTGACCTGGTTGGCCGATACGACCGGTATGCGCAGCTCCGCCTCCAACTGGGGGATCACGTCGTACGTCGGAAGGTTGGTGCAACTGATGAACAGCGCGTCGGCGGCGCCCCGGACGGCCTGCCGGGCCATGTCGACGACGTCGCGGTAAGGCACCTTCCAGATGTGCCTGGTCAGGCCCATGAAGGCGCGGCCGATGACCTCGACGCCGGCCTCGGCGAGGTACTCCTCCAGGGACTGCGTGACGGACACCGTGTACGGCGTGACCAGGGCGATCCGGCGGGCGCCGAGTTCGGTGAGGGCGGCGAGCAGGGCGCCCGAGGTGGTCAGGGACGGGACCTCGCCGGCCCGGGTCATCGCCTCGCACATCGCGCGTTCCCCGGCGAGTCCGCCGACGAAGCTCCCGGAGGTACAGGCGTACGCGACGACCTCGGGGGCGATCGCGTTGAGCGTGCGGACCGCGTCGTGCAGGGTCTCGTGCTCGCTGACCAGACGGGCCAGGTCGAGGCTGACCTCCACGGGTACGAACGGCGTCCGCGTGAGGTGCAGCGAGATGTCGTCGGGGACCCAGCGCCACAACTCGCGGTCCAGCGCGAAATCGAAGGGGGCGACGACACCGACACCGCGCTGCGGGCGGGGTCCGCCCAGGAAGGAAACGTGCATGGCTACACCGGCCTCACCAAGAGAAACGGGGTGACAACGGTCCGTGCGGGCGTCCGTGTTGACGAAGGTAGGTTCGAGTGCGAGCGTGGTCAATCCGCGCATGTCAGACGGCCGCATCCCTGTTGTTTTCCGCGAGAAACGGCTCCGCATGACCGCAACTCCCGCCGCCCTGCCCACCCTTCTCGTCCTGGACGCCGACCCGCTGCCCCGGCTCGGGAAGCTCACCGGGCGGGTACGGATCGCGCACGCCGACGCGTCGACGCTCGCGGATCAACTGCCGTCCGCCGACGTCCTGTTGGTGTGGGACTTCACCTCGCACGCGGTGCGCGCCGCGTGGCCCGGCGAGGGTCCGCGACCGCGCTGGGTGCACACGGCCAGCGCGGGTGTGGACCACCTGATGTGCCCCGAACTCGCGGACTCCGACACCGTGGTGACGAACGCGCGGGGCGTCTTCGACCAGCCGATCGCCGAGTACGTCGCCGCGCTCGTCCTCGCGATGGCCAAGGATCTGCCGCGGACGCTGGACCTCCAGCGGGAGCGGACCTGGCGGCATCGCGAGGCACAGCGGGTGGCCGGGACCCGTGCGTGCGTGGTCGGTTCCGGGCCGATCGGTCGGGCGATCGTCCGCACCCTCAAGGCACTCGGCGTGACGACCGCGCTCGTC from Streptomyces sp. NBC_01478 includes the following:
- a CDS encoding bifunctional DNA primase/polymerase; protein product: MSRTQDEPFADRFDISGVTSDGAAWLASAETYPRSTLAFWKERPDAPVVLPCGSAFDVVNAPAIFGRRMVDRLWDEGPGSGPVATYRGRMLLFASPGTAQRLPSLLGWEEWGAHPGEHSRTGSVPPLLCHGKGDAVTVPAPAGAASPTSFDARWLVAPDTRRPWLPGAEILLWAAVRAARTAVRISIFPRADQDAKVYDVSRRR
- a CDS encoding DUF6059 family protein codes for the protein MAGGGVGRGAGGGRRGGRVAAFRRWCDDLLMAFGLPYLCACAENDLREPPAGHPERLRPDRPLTAYEVWLTDQLTPAPGMRKASSDNRGRPGQRPNR
- a CDS encoding M6 family metalloprotease domain-containing protein, which gives rise to MPCQLPLKGLSRTALRGLAQWRTRPGLRGTAAVFTTMSALAATSIMSSQSVAEPFSTTPCALKRTEAHHSEGLDTWNTAYVRPTRPLDAVMIFLSFPDATPRTTPAALAADHFPATTRFYERASYGRFTLRPHPLRNWIRMPHPSTSYAIQRDWNPVNRAAYLRDALAAADPEVDFSRYDVVYFVADPDAPGVDSDATKVVNLDTPLRADGTDIRRVVTVFEKHPPDRLVLAHETGHVFDLPDLYHRPVDGKGDWDTYVGDWDLMGSQFGLSPDLFAWHKWKLGWLDPRQVVCVRGTAPTRLTLEPVAAGPGASLAGGAAGSPAFGLGLGVKLAVVRTGTDSALAFEARSPVGNDTTGCKQGVLVYRVRDGAASGSGPIQVVDAHPRTEACWETSVYPPLADAPVSLGESFTVPGDNVRVEVEARTVSGAWTVVITPAAEN
- a CDS encoding putative bifunctional diguanylate cyclase/phosphodiesterase, with amino-acid sequence MSGTSEGPAPAADLIRPAVTESNGEALPRVSFPEDGPLGSAFSAAGPFGSAFSAAPLAMAVVDRDGLVVSANDTFGALLGKPGAALTGLVAAELMDLKADARTWHGYREVLGGRQAKLSCTRRVKHPDGHVLWVQVTAAPLPAAEHGVLLSLTDISARRELQARLRHLEMHDPVTRLPNRTLFFERLSAALEAESYERGGTGRIGLCYLDLDGFKAVNDTLGHRVGDRLLAAVAERLTRCADEAGLARATAPLVARLGGDEFALLVEDSTGTDQLADLAESVLKALQAPFDLSGQRLSLSASIGVVERQAAGTTATGLMQAADTTLYWAKADGKSRWTLFDPERNAHRMTRQALASTLRPAIERGEFTLEYQPLVGMESGRLRGVEALVRWNHPQFGMLTPNRFIGLAEEDGSIVQLGRWVLVTACRQARRWQVDHPDEPPIFVSVNVAVRQVWDSDLVADVAEVLAETGLAPRLLQLELTESAVMGSAGRPLQALQALSDMGVQIAIDDFGTGYSNLAYLSRLPVSVLKLDGSFVRGFQYEGEGVPPNPADEVIVEAMIQLAHRLGLSVTAECVETSSQAARLRRIGCDTGQGWLYSRPVAPDRISELLGTKACNQAS
- a CDS encoding LLM class flavin-dependent oxidoreductase, producing the protein MAADDEVRGTTDEIRGTARGTAPVPLSVLDLVTVGAGRTATDALRTSVRIAELAESRGFHRYWVAEHHSMPGIASSSPAVILGHLAAHTDRIRLGSGGIMLPNHAPLVIAEQFGTLEALAPNRVDLGLGRAPGTDGATAAALRRTDRLNEGADDFPEQLAELTRFLDDDFPDGHPYARIHAVPGPIQSTSPGGVQSPHRPPIWLLGSSGFSARLAGMLGLPFAFAHHFSAQNTVPALDLYRESFRPSAVLDAPYSLIGVSALATDDEKEARRQVLAAALNMVRLRTGRPGLVPTPEEAEAYEFSPMEREFITSWNANVIHGTVDEVRTGLDDLQKRTGADELMLTSHAHSADLRLRSYELIADAYELTADQEA
- a CDS encoding DHA2 family efflux MFS transporter permease subunit, with protein sequence MKQKTATPKLRGNPWAVLTTLSLGFFMTLLDMTIVNIAIPDVMRSLHADLDQVMWMVSGYTLVLAALLVTSARLGDMKGQRTLFVAGTGLFTLASAACGLATGPTTLIAARIAQGLGAALLTPQTMALIVATFPAARRGTALGVWGSVAGVATLSGPTLGGLIVSTLGWRWVFFVNIPVGLLVLALTFRWVPDLRTGRAHRLDLPGVLLSGAALTGLTFALMEGDRYSWNPGIWTLAACSLALGFLFLRHQARRQDAEPLVPFALFADRGFTVMTALMGAIGAALIGAVLPLSLFLQQQLGLSAVHAGLALAPSPLVSLLVSPYAGRLSDRIGGRRVLLAGLLSFATGLTAALLLTGPGAHASTLTLPLMLMGLGTGCMIAPLSTEAMRNVPPHLAGAASGVNNTVRQLGSVLGAAATAALMTVGSSPLAGLHLAMALPVVLLAVAAGALVVPSRRHPARAPGNKAETASC
- a CDS encoding helix-turn-helix domain-containing protein: MNVDDLFLLGVRLQKIAESAIPAEGIGDHPTSTRTVLIVAADIRDHPGTTVTEVARRTGLVQSQVSNCVARLRSADALVTEPDPTDGRRTLLRTSPEPSPRMTAVREAPITPALAAATADPGEALALLERLNALLKPAD
- a CDS encoding maleate cis-trans isomerase family protein, with the translated sequence MTALGFLYPGHSAEDDYPRIEQLLGSDVRLDVVHTDIGEDAHRVDALLEMGSPERLAAGVGQLRMSGAEAVVWACTSGSFVYGWEGAHDQVRALARAAGLPASSTSFAFVYAAKELGVRRVAVGATYPDDVAALFADFLRAGGVEPAAVRASGIVTAAEVGTWGRDEVLALARSVDGPDIEAILLPDTALHTAGHLTDLEKELGKPVLTANQVTVWEALRLADRKVNAPDLGALFTKEPLVQA
- a CDS encoding maleate cis-trans isomerase family protein codes for the protein MHVSFLGGPRPQRGVGVVAPFDFALDRELWRWVPDDISLHLTRTPFVPVEVSLDLARLVSEHETLHDAVRTLNAIAPEVVAYACTSGSFVGGLAGERAMCEAMTRAGEVPSLTTSGALLAALTELGARRIALVTPYTVSVTQSLEEYLAEAGVEVIGRAFMGLTRHIWKVPYRDVVDMARQAVRGAADALFISCTNLPTYDVIPQLEAELRIPVVSANQVTMWAALRRLGTRAVGPYQALLDESARRRGPVLPEEHQEGWS
- a CDS encoding D-2-hydroxyacid dehydrogenase is translated as MTATPAALPTLLVLDADPLPRLGKLTGRVRIAHADASTLADQLPSADVLLVWDFTSHAVRAAWPGEGPRPRWVHTASAGVDHLMCPELADSDTVVTNARGVFDQPIAEYVAALVLAMAKDLPRTLDLQRERTWRHREAQRVAGTRACVVGSGPIGRAIVRTLKALGVTTALVGRTPRTGIHGPGELDRLMARADWVISAAPLTDETRGMFDARRFGCMQPSARFVNVGRGQLVVEGALVEALTKRWIAGAALDVFEAEPLTPDSPLWQVPGLIVSPHMSGDTVGWRDELGTQFVAAYEKWEAGRPLPNVVDKKRGYVPGH